The genomic stretch GTCACGTCCGACAGGAAGCCCTTGCGGATGTTGTTGGGCAGCCACTGCGCCTCCATGAGGTGGTTGCGGTCCTCATAGGTGGGCGCGCTCGCGTAGCGGATGCGCTCGAGCAGCGACGCCACCTCGTCCTCGCTGCCCGCGAGGCTCAGCGCCATCGACTGCTCCACGAAGGTGAGACAGTCCACCGCGTCCAGCCGGAAGGTGGGGTCGGGGTCCACGCCCTGGCCCTCGCCCAGCGGCGACAGGACATAGGGCGTGTTGATGAAGCGCTCGCTCATCCGCAGCAGCCGCCCCGCCAGCGGCGCGTCCGCGTCCTCCGACACGAGCGCGGCGCGCGCCTCCGCGCTGAGCCCCACCCAGCCATTGGGCTTCACCGGCCGGGCCGTGGCGAGCTGCTTGGACGCCGAGGGCGATTCCAGAAGCGCCTCGGCACCGGGCCGGGCGTCCACGTCCTCCGAGGGCGTGGGGGCCGCGGGCGCCTGCGACAGCAGGGCCGCGGCCAGGACCGCGACGACGTTCATTGCGCGACACCCGCCTTGCGGAGGATGGCCTTGCGCCGGTCGTCACGCAGTTGGAGCGTCTCCAGCTCCCGCTCGTACGCGAGCTTCTCGTCGGACTTCGCGTTCCACGACGCCAGCACCAGCCACTCCAGCATCGACGCGTCCCCGCCCTCGTGGAGGATGCGGGCGGCGCTGGCGGCCAGCGCGCGGTCCTTGTCCTCCAGCAGCGGCTTGAGCGCGGGCGAAGCCTTCTTCGCGCTGACGCCTTCGTAGAGCTCCAGGCCCTGCCGGCGCACGAAGCGGTCGTCCGAGCCGAGCAGCTTGCCCGCGAAGGCGAAGCCCTCCGGCGAGCCCAGCCGGCACAGGCCGCGCGCCGCCGCGAAGCGGGTGCTCTCCGAATCGCTGGCGAGGAACTCCTTGAGGGCCGGCGCCTGCTTGGCGTCCCCGGCCTCCCCCGCGGCGGCGAGCAGGGCCGCGCGCACCTCCAACTCCGGCTCCTTCCGGGCGGTCTTCACCAGCAGGACGCCCATCTTCGGATTTCGCGAGGCGCCCAGGGCCCGCGCCGCCTCGCGGCGGACCCCGCTGCTCTTGTCCTCCAGCAGCGGCACCAGCACCTGGGTGAGCCGGCTGTTGAGCTTCGCCAGGCCCTGCGCGGCGTACATCCGCACCGCGCTGTCCTCGTCCGACGCCAGACCCGCGAGGGTGGGCTCGGCGGCGCGCGTTCCCAGCCCCGCCAGCACCGCGGTGAGGTTGCGGCGCAGCCGCTCCTCGTGGACGGTGCGCAGCGTGGTGGCGATTTCCCGGGCCGCGTAGGCCTCCTCGCGCAGGAAACGCAAGCGGGAGACGGCCGCGGGGACGGCGCCCCCCTGCACCACGGTCTGGATGACCGCGTCCGTGTCCGCGCGCCGGGAGTTCCGCTTGGCGGCGGACGCCGGTCCGGACAGGGCGGTCCAGGGGAGGAGCAGCGAGAGCAGGAGGACGAGGCGGACGGACGGAGGCACGGGCCCCCGACGATGGCAAGGGCGGCGCCGGCCGTCAAAGTCCCGCCACATGCCCGGTCCCCCGGCCGGCACGTCTGCCCGATTCTTGACCCTCCAGGGGGCGATTGATACGACCGCGAGGTTTCACCTCTCTCTCAAGGCGCCACCCTATGAAGAAGCTGATGGCGTTGGTGGCGGTGTCGGGGACGCTCACCGCGTGCGGCCCCGTGAAGTCCACCGCGAATATCCTGGACGCTGAAGTGCAGATTCAGGCCGCGCGCACCGCCGGGGCGGAGAAGCTCGCGCCCTACGAGTGGACCGCCGCCAACCTGTACATCGGCAAGGCCCGCGAGGAGGTGGGGTACTCCGACTATCAAGCCGGCGTTGACTTCGCCGTGAAGGCCTCCCGCTACGCCAACGAGGCCCGCGAGAAGGCCATGGCCGTGGCCGGAAGCACCGAGCCCGGCGGCCGTACTCCGAACCCGTGATGACCGAGCGCTTCCCGATGACGCGTCCTTCCCTGGTCACGCTGCTTCCCCTCCTCTTCTCCCTCTCCTGTGTCAGCGGCAGCAAGATTCGCGCGGACACGGAGGTGCTCTCGGCCAACGTGGAGCGCGCCCGCCGTAGCGGCGCCCTGCGCTGCGCGCCCGTGGAGTTGGCCACCGCCGAGGCCCACCTCGACTTCGCCCGTGGCGAGCTGAGCCAGGGCAACAGCGGCCGCGCCGACACCCACGCGCGCACCGCCGACGCCGCGGTGAACCGCGCGCTGGAGCTCTCCAAGAACTGTGGCCCGCGCCAGGTGCTGGTCCGCGACCGGCCGGAGGCCTCGCAGCCGCAACAGCCCCAGCAGCCGCAACAGCCGCAGGTGGTGGTCCGTATCGAGGAGACGGACAGCGACGGCGACGGCATCCTGGACAAGGACGACCCCTGCCCCGACCAGGCCGAGGACATGGACGGGTTCCAGGACGAGGACGGCTGCCCCGACCCGGACAACGACAACGACGGCGTGCTGGACGGCAACGACAAGTGCCCGCTCACCCCTGGCGTGCCGGAGAATCAGGGCTGCCCGGCCGAGGCGCCCAAGGACCGCGACGGCGACGGCATCCCCGATAACGAGGACAAGTGCCCCGACCAGGCCGAGGACAAGGACGGCTTCCAGGACGAGGACGGCTGCCCCGACCTGGACAATGACGGCGACGGCATCGTCGACACGGCCGACAAGTGCCCCAACGAGGCCGGCCCCATGCAGAACCTGGGCTGCCCCATCGTCGACAAGGACGGTGACGGCATCCTCGACGTGGACGACAAGTGCCCGGACGAGCCCGAGGACAAGGACGGCTTCCAGGACGAGGACGGCTGCCCCGACCTGGACAATGACGGCGACGGTACGCCGGACGTCCAGGACAAGTGCCCGAACGACGCCGGCCCGGCGGAGAATGGCGGCTGCCCGGACAAGGACACCGACGGTGACGGCATCGTGGACCGGCTGGATGCGTGCCCCGAGGAGCCGGGCGTCCAGGAGGAGCGCGGCTGCGCCAAGCAGTACAAGATGGTCGTCATCAAGCGCGACCGGATTGAAATCAAGAAGCAGATCCTCTTCAGCTCCGGCTCGCACAAGATCTACGGCAAGCAGAGCACCGCGGTGCTCGACGACGTGGCGCAGGCCCTGCGCGACGCGCCGTGGATCAAGCGCATCCGCATCGAGGGCCACACCGACTCGATGGGCAATGACGCCTCCAACCTGCGGCTGTCCCAGCGCCGTGCGGACGCGGTCATGGCGCAGCTCATCCGCCGCGGCATCGACCCGGGCCGCGTCCAGGCCGTGGGCTTTGGCGAGACGCAGCCCATTGCCCCCAACAGCACCAAGACGGGCCGCGCGATGAACCGCCGGACCGAGTTCAAGGTGGCGGAGTAGCAGCCGCCCTGCCCCGGCCGCACCTGGCCGGGGCACGACGCACCAGACGCCTCCGGGGCCTCGCGCCCGCGGAGGCGTCGTCGTTTCGGGGCTCAGCCGTCCTTGAGCAGCTCGTGGAGGACCTCGGTGGCATACGCACCCCGAGGCAGCTCGAAGGTGAGCCAGAGGTCCTCGCCGTCCGCCGTCTTCTCCACGGTCAGCTCGGGCGAGCCCAGGCGGACGCGGTAGGGGCGGCGGCTGCCTTCCGTCTCACCACCGCCGCGCTTGAAGTCCTCCGGCGTGACGCCCGCTTCCGTCAGCAGCCGCGCCTCGAGCTCGGCCACGGCTCCGGCGGAGGCCGTCATCTTCGGCCCGAAGAGCGGGCCTGCCGGGCTCACCTCGAAGGCGGCCACGCGGGGGCCGTCCACCTCGGGTGACTCGCACACGAAGAGGCCGCCCGTCTCCTCCTTGCGCAGCACGTCGCCGGCGAGCGCGGTGGCCAGCGTCCCCGCGTGCAGCCGCGCCGCCAGCGCCTGGTTGAAGAGGCGCGACTGGAAGGCGGACAGGTACAGCTTGCGCTGGAAACGGTCCGGCCGCTTCGGCAGCCGCTGGCCCAGCACCAGCAACCGGCCCAGGTCGGCGTTGTCCCCTGCCCGGCCGAAGCGCTGCTCGCCGAAGTAGTTGGGCACGCCCTGCGCCACCAGCCGGGAGAACGTCTCCCGCGCCGCGCCGGAATCCTTCACGTCGCGCAGGCGCAGGCGGAAGCGGTTGCCCCGCAGGTGCCCGGTGCGGAGCTTGTTGCCGTGGCGCTTCGTCCACAGAACCTGGACGCCGTCCAGGGCGAACTCCGGCACCTTCGGCTCGGCGCGCGCGGGCACGGACACCAACTGACGGGTGATGGCGTGCCGGTCCTTCATCCCCGCCACGCCGATGTCGTCCTCGGACACGCCCAGCGCCGCGGCCAGCGCGCGCACCAGCTCGCGCGTGTCACGGCCCCGCTTCTCCACCCAGAGGTAGAGGTGCTCGCCCTCGCCGGAAGGCAGGTAGGCGGGAACCTCCTCGACCTCGAAGTCCTCGGGAACCAGCTTGAAGGCGCCCCCACAGCCGGGCACCTCCGCCGTCAGGCGCGGCCAACCAGAATCCGTCACGATGCCTCGAGCGTGGACAACAGTTCCTTCACGCGGCGGGCCAGGTCCTCGTCCGCGCGAGACTCCAGCAACTCACCGGCCTGGAAGAGCAGGAAGAACATCATGTCGCTGAGCGCCTGCCTGAAGGTCGCCAGGGGCTCACTGCCCAGCTGCGCGCGGTGGCGCTCGAAGCTCTCGATGAGCTTGTTCTCAGGGAGGCTGCCGTCCGGAGCGAAGGCCAGCCCCTCCAGCACCGGCGACGACGACAGGCCCTGACCGGAGAGGGCCGCGTTGGCCGCGGCGATGAACTCGCGATCCATGCCCTGCTTGGCCACCTCGTCGCGAATCTCCCGGAAGATGAAGTTGAAGACGCGGGCCACCGGGCGCGGATCCACCGTCACCACCGGACGCGCGGGCGAGCGGGCCGGAGCCTGCGCCGTGCGCTCGGCCGGCTGGGGAATCGGCGTCGGGACGCCCGGGCCAGGAACCATCAGCGGCTTGTCCGTCACCGAGGCGAAGCCGCCCTCCAGCAGGCGGAAGACCACCTTGGTGATGTCGAACTCCGACAGGCGCGCTGCGTGCCCCAGCTCCAGAATCGTGCGCCGGCCGTCGAGCAGGCCCAGCACCCGGTCCTCGTCCTCCTCCAGCTTGCCGTCCGAGGCGCGCTTGCGCGTCACGTACAGCCGGCCGTGGGGGATGCGCTTCCGGAAGTGCGCCATCTCGTCAATCTTCCGGATGCTGTCCATCAGCAGGCTCTGCGTGGACAGCTGGATGATGTGACCGGACTTGTCCTCCACCGGCTGGTCGATGAGGAAGAAGTTCCCCTCCCGGCACAGGACGATGGCGTGGAAGATTTCGCTCACCTGGTGGGTGACGCACTTGAAGAGGTCGTGCGACTTGAGCAGCCCCTTCTCCACCAGCGAGCGCCCCACCTTGGAGGGCGGTTGCTCGCGCAGCGCCGCCTCCACCTGGGCGCGCTCCACGTAGCCCATCCGTACCAGCACCTCGCCCAGCCGGTCGGCCGGGTCGTCGGAGGAGGCGCCGCGCACCTCACCCTCGCGCAGGGTGACGGAGCGCTCTCCGCCCGGCGAGTGGACGCGCACCACGCCGCTCCAGCGCGACTGGCTGAGGAAGGCGATGAGGTCCGACAGCGGGAAGCCGCCCGCGTCCCCCGCCAGCACCACGCGCGGCGCCGGGATGGAGCCGCCCTCCGCGGGCGTGCGGGAGAACACCAGCAGGTCGGGCGCCGTCGCCATCAGCGCGTACGTCCCCGAGCGTCCCGCCAGCGGTGAGGGCACATGCCGGTCCTCGGGGACGAGCTGCGCCGACGCGTCGATGCGGAAGCGGGGTGTCATGGCGGCGTCAGTCAGCCGCCCAGGCGTTCTTGTTGGCGGACCACTCCAGCTCGTCTTCCAGGCTGTGCGACAGCATCTCCGCCTCCACGAAGGACAGGTCCAGCGCGCGTCCGTTGAAGTACACGGAGGGCGTGCCGCCAATGCCCGCCGCGCGGCCCTGGCCGCGGTAGCCGTCCAGCTCTTCCTTATACGCGTCCGTCTTCAGCAACGCCGCCAGCTTCGCGCCATCCAGGCCCAGCGACGTCGCCAGGGCGGCAATCGCATCTGGCTTGAGGTTGGACTGGTGCTCGAAGAGCGCGTCGTGCATCTGCCAGAACTTGCCCTGGTCCCGCGCCCACAGCGCCGCCTGGGCGGCCGCCTTCGCGTTGGGGTGCATGGACAGGGGGAACGGCAGGTAGCAGAAGCGCACCTGCTGCGCGTGCTTCTTGGCGAAGGCCTCCAGCACCGGGCGGGCCTTGGCGCAATACGGGCACTCGAAGTCGGAGAACTCCACCACCGTCACCGGCGCGCCGGCCGGGCCCATGCACATCCGGTCATCCACCTTGAACTGCGCCCGCGGGTCGCGGAAGGCGGAGTAGTACGTCGACAGGGAGAGGATGACCTCGGTGGCCGGGCTTCCCTCCGACACCCTGCGCGCGGCCAGCTGCGCCATGCGCCGGGCGTGCTTGCAGGGAGTGTGCGACTTCAGACAGGCGCCCAGCGTGTGGGGGCAGCCGCAGTAGCAGAACTCGTCATTGAAGACCGTGCCCAACTCCCGCTTCGCCGTGGGAGACAGCGAGGAGAAGTCCATGCCCGGGATGCCCGACACGGCGGCGGCCGGGTCCATGGGCGCGGCGGCCGGCTCGGCCGGGGCCGGAGCGGCGGGAGCCTGCGGGGCCGGGGCGGGCGACGCCGACTGCCCCCCCGTTGGGGCCGCGCTCTCGGGATTCTTGCACCCCGTGGCCGTCAGGACCGCGGCGGCCAGCAGGGGAACGACACGCTTCCAGCAGGAAAGGAGCACGCGGCGGGTCTTAGCGATGCGCGCGGGGCTTGTAAAGCAACGCCAGCCTTGGCAGGGAAGCGCCTGTTCATCATGCCCAGAGTCCTGCTGTTGCATACCGGGGGTACGCTCGGAATGGCCGGGGGGCGCCCGTCCGCCCTGAAGCCCGCGGCCTTCTTCAAGACACTCAAGGCCCGCGTGCCGGAGCTGTTCGAGCTGGCTGACATCGAGCTGGAGCTGTTCAGCAACCTGGACAGCTCGGAGATGCAGCCGGAGCTCTGGAGCCGGATGGCCGCGCACCTCCATGCGCGCCTGCCCCACTTCGACGGGGCCGTGGTGACCCATGGCACGGACACGCTCGCATACACCGCGAGCGCCCTCTCCTTCATGTTGCGCAACCCGCCCTGCCCCGTGGTGTTGACGGGGTCGCAGCGGCCGCTGGGCAAGATTCGCTCGGACGCGCGGCTCAACCTCATCGACGCGGTGCTGTCGGCACTGCAGGGCCCCCGCGAGGTCACCATCTGCTTCGACTCGCGCCTGTACCGGGGCAACCGCGCCCGCAAGGTGAAGGTGTCCGAGTACGACGCCTTCGACAGCCCCAACTTCCCCGTGCTGGGCACCCTGGGCGTGGACACCACCTTCGAGCCGGGCCTCAAGCCCCGCGGGGCCTTCCGCCTCTATGAGCGGTTGGACCCCAAGGTCTTCCTCCTCAAGGTATACCCGGGGCTGGACCCGGCG from Myxococcus xanthus encodes the following:
- a CDS encoding HEAT repeat domain-containing protein — protein: MPAGGPGMWRDFDGRRRPCHRRGPVPPSVRLVLLLSLLLPWTALSGPASAAKRNSRRADTDAVIQTVVQGGAVPAAVSRLRFLREEAYAAREIATTLRTVHEERLRRNLTAVLAGLGTRAAEPTLAGLASDEDSAVRMYAAQGLAKLNSRLTQVLVPLLEDKSSGVRREAARALGASRNPKMGVLLVKTARKEPELEVRAALLAAAGEAGDAKQAPALKEFLASDSESTRFAAARGLCRLGSPEGFAFAGKLLGSDDRFVRRQGLELYEGVSAKKASPALKPLLEDKDRALAASAARILHEGGDASMLEWLVLASWNAKSDEKLAYERELETLQLRDDRRKAILRKAGVAQ
- a CDS encoding asparaginase, giving the protein MPRVLLLHTGGTLGMAGGRPSALKPAAFFKTLKARVPELFELADIELELFSNLDSSEMQPELWSRMAAHLHARLPHFDGAVVTHGTDTLAYTASALSFMLRNPPCPVVLTGSQRPLGKIRSDARLNLIDAVLSALQGPREVTICFDSRLYRGNRARKVKVSEYDAFDSPNFPVLGTLGVDTTFEPGLKPRGAFRLYERLDPKVFLLKVYPGLDPALPLQLLPHVRGLVLEAYGAGNFPIAPELGRSLKPLFLQARERGVPVVVVSQAHRNGVDLSLYESGAAALEAGAMGGADMTPSAALVKLMQGLAYHSGASGALARYIQGPVAGELTVGRPTVAPEAPAGPPATRRSRGE
- a CDS encoding DUF4398 domain-containing protein — its product is MKKLMALVAVSGTLTACGPVKSTANILDAEVQIQAARTAGAEKLAPYEWTAANLYIGKAREEVGYSDYQAGVDFAVKASRYANEAREKAMAVAGSTEPGGRTPNP
- the truD gene encoding tRNA pseudouridine(13) synthase TruD, producing MTDSGWPRLTAEVPGCGGAFKLVPEDFEVEEVPAYLPSGEGEHLYLWVEKRGRDTRELVRALAAALGVSEDDIGVAGMKDRHAITRQLVSVPARAEPKVPEFALDGVQVLWTKRHGNKLRTGHLRGNRFRLRLRDVKDSGAARETFSRLVAQGVPNYFGEQRFGRAGDNADLGRLLVLGQRLPKRPDRFQRKLYLSAFQSRLFNQALAARLHAGTLATALAGDVLRKEETGGLFVCESPEVDGPRVAAFEVSPAGPLFGPKMTASAGAVAELEARLLTEAGVTPEDFKRGGGETEGSRRPYRVRLGSPELTVEKTADGEDLWLTFELPRGAYATEVLHELLKDG
- a CDS encoding DsbA family protein yields the protein MLLSCWKRVVPLLAAAVLTATGCKNPESAAPTGGQSASPAPAPQAPAAPAPAEPAAAPMDPAAAVSGIPGMDFSSLSPTAKRELGTVFNDEFCYCGCPHTLGACLKSHTPCKHARRMAQLAARRVSEGSPATEVILSLSTYYSAFRDPRAQFKVDDRMCMGPAGAPVTVVEFSDFECPYCAKARPVLEAFAKKHAQQVRFCYLPFPLSMHPNAKAAAQAALWARDQGKFWQMHDALFEHQSNLKPDAIAALATSLGLDGAKLAALLKTDAYKEELDGYRGQGRAAGIGGTPSVYFNGRALDLSFVEAEMLSHSLEDELEWSANKNAWAAD
- a CDS encoding DUF4388 domain-containing protein yields the protein MTPRFRIDASAQLVPEDRHVPSPLAGRSGTYALMATAPDLLVFSRTPAEGGSIPAPRVVLAGDAGGFPLSDLIAFLSQSRWSGVVRVHSPGGERSVTLREGEVRGASSDDPADRLGEVLVRMGYVERAQVEAALREQPPSKVGRSLVEKGLLKSHDLFKCVTHQVSEIFHAIVLCREGNFFLIDQPVEDKSGHIIQLSTQSLLMDSIRKIDEMAHFRKRIPHGRLYVTRKRASDGKLEEDEDRVLGLLDGRRTILELGHAARLSEFDITKVVFRLLEGGFASVTDKPLMVPGPGVPTPIPQPAERTAQAPARSPARPVVTVDPRPVARVFNFIFREIRDEVAKQGMDREFIAAANAALSGQGLSSSPVLEGLAFAPDGSLPENKLIESFERHRAQLGSEPLATFRQALSDMMFFLLFQAGELLESRADEDLARRVKELLSTLEAS
- a CDS encoding N-acetylmuramoyl-L-alanine amidase-like domain-containing protein translates to MNVVAVLAAALLSQAPAAPTPSEDVDARPGAEALLESPSASKQLATARPVKPNGWVGLSAEARAALVSEDADAPLAGRLLRMSERFINTPYVLSPLGEGQGVDPDPTFRLDAVDCLTFVEQSMALSLAGSEDEVASLLERIRYASAPTYEDRNHLMEAQWLPNNIRKGFLSDVTRRYAGDDAVTVTKSLTKVTWQSRSSQALGLPKAQQVVGTYPLNMLPLERVMAHARDIPSGTILVVMREDLPLKATRITHLGFVVQRKKRTYLRHASRGGYNRVVDEDLETFLARNGRYSKWKVTGVSLFEPRRPDMASGGSVARPVP
- a CDS encoding OmpA family protein; translated protein: MTRPSLVTLLPLLFSLSCVSGSKIRADTEVLSANVERARRSGALRCAPVELATAEAHLDFARGELSQGNSGRADTHARTADAAVNRALELSKNCGPRQVLVRDRPEASQPQQPQQPQQPQVVVRIEETDSDGDGILDKDDPCPDQAEDMDGFQDEDGCPDPDNDNDGVLDGNDKCPLTPGVPENQGCPAEAPKDRDGDGIPDNEDKCPDQAEDKDGFQDEDGCPDLDNDGDGIVDTADKCPNEAGPMQNLGCPIVDKDGDGILDVDDKCPDEPEDKDGFQDEDGCPDLDNDGDGTPDVQDKCPNDAGPAENGGCPDKDTDGDGIVDRLDACPEEPGVQEERGCAKQYKMVVIKRDRIEIKKQILFSSGSHKIYGKQSTAVLDDVAQALRDAPWIKRIRIEGHTDSMGNDASNLRLSQRRADAVMAQLIRRGIDPGRVQAVGFGETQPIAPNSTKTGRAMNRRTEFKVAE